In Niallia sp. FSL W8-0635, one genomic interval encodes:
- the fliW gene encoding flagellar assembly protein FliW translates to MKIATKYHGEKEIQEKEVITFPQAIPGFPEEKEFVLLPLDEEGQFIVLQSVENQQLAFVLSNPFTFFKEYDFTLEDHIVELLELESEEDIQVFSILTVQNPFEKTTANLQAPVVINSKRNIAKQVILNEPNYHTKHPLFQKNKPKLVKG, encoded by the coding sequence GTGAAAATTGCGACGAAATATCACGGTGAAAAAGAAATACAAGAAAAAGAAGTCATTACATTTCCACAAGCAATTCCAGGATTTCCTGAGGAAAAGGAATTTGTTCTCTTACCCCTTGATGAGGAAGGGCAATTTATTGTCTTACAATCGGTAGAAAATCAACAATTAGCGTTTGTACTTTCTAATCCATTTACCTTCTTTAAGGAATATGATTTTACATTAGAAGATCATATTGTTGAGCTATTGGAATTAGAATCAGAAGAAGATATCCAAGTTTTTTCTATATTAACTGTTCAAAATCCATTTGAAAAGACAACAGCAAATCTACAAGCACCTGTTGTTATTAATAGTAAGAGAAATATAGCAAAACAAGTAATCTTAAATGAACCAAATTACCACACAAAGCACCCATTATTTCAAAAAAATAAACCAAAATTGGTAAAGGGGTGA
- the flaG gene encoding flagellar protein FlaG produces the protein MIERIGSQQNLYTPRQAENANSLEKTLDSKLDVPLQLYGPKPNKEQLNEVIESINAFMQPSHTSLKFELHEKLNDYYVTVIDDDTKEVVREIPSKKMLDMYAAMKEFMGLVIDEKI, from the coding sequence ATGATAGAACGGATTGGTTCCCAGCAAAATCTTTACACACCTAGACAAGCGGAAAATGCAAATAGTTTAGAGAAAACATTGGATAGTAAACTGGATGTTCCATTGCAGCTTTATGGTCCAAAACCAAATAAAGAGCAATTAAATGAAGTAATTGAAAGTATAAATGCTTTTATGCAACCTTCTCATACTTCCTTGAAATTTGAGCTTCATGAGAAATTAAATGATTATTATGTAACGGTTATTGATGATGATACGAAAGAAGTTGTACGCGAAATTCCTTCTAAGAAAATGCTTGATATGTATGCAGCAATGAAGGAATTTATGGGCTTAGTTATTGATGAAAAGATATAA
- a CDS encoding endonuclease yields the protein MDNKYSNLEKGFSYEGLCMLTGKLLGDGNLFQSPGRQARFRFSHRIEDKEWTFHCYHDLKQYIPLVTPKYRKIIDPRILAGYTEHYYSQSRNSIYFSELMKVWYPEGKKTLPFPFLERYLNVLALAWFYQDDGCLIMKDSKIKKITLSTECFTKEENKLLVQLIYQKFHILFSQDKQNRLLLYNQKQILYFLHIIDSYIHFCMDRKRRAALFLPSKLPDKRTTIKLPLSITIKFPTEEIYQILDTLPKLLSLLKSKNGYRNLYINDYFLEDFTNTKKSYQIIIRGKQRDLLEECIYISGLNNSQISELCYRINKMSEKEISNLLNQ from the coding sequence ATGGATAATAAATACTCTAATTTAGAAAAAGGATTTTCTTATGAGGGATTATGTATGTTAACTGGAAAACTTCTTGGGGATGGAAACTTATTTCAATCACCAGGAAGACAAGCTAGATTTCGATTTAGTCACCGAATCGAGGATAAAGAGTGGACTTTCCATTGTTATCATGATCTGAAACAATATATTCCATTAGTTACACCTAAATACAGAAAAATAATCGATCCTAGAATTTTAGCTGGCTATACAGAACATTATTATTCACAATCAAGAAACAGTATATATTTTTCTGAGTTAATGAAAGTATGGTATCCAGAAGGCAAAAAAACCCTTCCATTTCCATTCTTAGAAAGATATCTAAATGTTTTAGCCCTTGCATGGTTTTATCAAGATGATGGATGCTTAATAATGAAAGATTCAAAAATAAAAAAAATTACCTTATCTACTGAATGCTTTACTAAAGAAGAAAACAAATTGTTAGTCCAATTAATTTACCAAAAGTTTCATATACTATTTTCTCAAGATAAACAAAATAGACTACTGCTTTATAATCAAAAGCAGATACTATATTTTTTACATATAATAGATTCATATATACATTTTTGTATGGATAGAAAAAGGAGAGCAGCTCTTTTTCTCCCTTCTAAATTACCTGATAAACGAACAACGATAAAACTTCCACTTTCTATAACTATAAAATTTCCTACAGAAGAAATCTATCAAATTCTTGATACACTTCCAAAACTACTATCATTGCTTAAGTCTAAAAACGGATATAGAAATTTATATATAAACGACTATTTTTTAGAGGATTTTACTAATACGAAAAAAAGTTATCAAATTATTATTAGGGGAAAGCAGAGGGACTTATTAGAAGAATGTATCTATATTAGTGGTTTAAATAATAGCCAAATTAGTGAATTATGTTACCGAATAAATAAAATGAGTGAGAAAGAAATTAGTAACCTATTAAATCAATAA
- a CDS encoding flagellin N-terminal helical domain-containing protein, with the protein MKINHNIAALNTYNKLNSATNAQSKSMEKLSSGLRINSAADDAAGLAISEKMRGQIRGLDQATRNAQDGISLIQTAEGALSETTDILQRMRELSTQAANDTNTLDDRKEIQKEVEQLKSEINRISDTTEFNTQKLLNGSLGAQGQSADTSKLEVLSVTGLKTGSYDVTVNTAATQATKTSGAAADDTAIGAATGALVINGVTIDTTGVTDAASLQAKINSYSDQTGVEASIEDSSPAVLTSTAYGSSAQIDLSGSGAAWTANDVLGNAEQVDGADAVVTITNEENVSQEITGTGQNIVYQGAEFNATSTNDGDVTSFNVTSSGATLQIGANKDQNMLIDINEMSTKTLGNATVGFVKDINVQTQDGANSAIKTLDAAIQNVSAERSKLGAFQNRLDHTINNLTTSSENLTAAESRIRDVDYALAA; encoded by the coding sequence ATGAAAATCAATCATAATATTGCAGCTCTTAACACTTACAACAAGTTAAACAGCGCAACAAATGCACAAAGCAAATCAATGGAGAAATTATCTTCTGGTCTTCGTATCAACAGCGCTGCTGATGATGCAGCTGGTCTTGCAATCTCTGAAAAAATGCGTGGCCAAATCCGCGGATTAGATCAGGCTACACGAAATGCTCAAGACGGTATTTCTTTAATTCAAACTGCTGAAGGTGCTTTAAGCGAAACTACTGATATTTTACAACGTATGCGTGAATTATCTACTCAAGCTGCTAATGATACAAATACTTTAGATGATAGAAAAGAAATACAAAAAGAAGTTGAACAGTTAAAGTCTGAGATCAATAGAATTTCTGACACAACCGAATTCAACACACAAAAATTATTAAATGGTAGCTTGGGAGCTCAGGGCCAATCTGCTGATACAAGTAAATTAGAAGTATTAAGTGTTACTGGTTTAAAGACAGGAAGCTATGATGTAACTGTAAATACTGCGGCAACACAGGCAACTAAGACATCTGGTGCGGCTGCAGATGATACTGCAATTGGAGCTGCAACTGGAGCATTAGTAATTAATGGAGTTACTATTGATACTACAGGTGTTACTGATGCTGCAAGTTTACAAGCAAAAATCAACTCATATTCTGACCAAACTGGTGTAGAAGCTAGTATTGAAGATAGTTCGCCTGCAGTGTTAACATCAACTGCATATGGAAGCTCTGCTCAAATAGATCTTTCAGGTTCAGGTGCAGCATGGACAGCAAATGATGTTTTAGGAAATGCTGAACAAGTAGACGGAGCTGATGCAGTAGTAACAATAACAAATGAAGAGAATGTATCTCAAGAAATTACTGGAACAGGTCAAAATATTGTTTATCAAGGTGCAGAGTTTAATGCGACATCTACAAATGATGGTGATGTAACATCATTTAACGTTACTTCAAGTGGAGCAACATTGCAAATTGGTGCAAATAAAGATCAAAACATGTTAATTGACATTAATGAAATGAGTACTAAAACATTAGGAAATGCTACAGTTGGATTTGTTAAAGATATTAATGTTCAAACACAAGATGGAGCAAATTCTGCTATTAAAACATTAGATGCTGCTATTCAAAATGTATCAGCTGAAAGATCAAAACTGGGTGCATTCCAAAATCGTTTAGATCATACTATAAATAACTTAACAACTTCTTCTGAAAACTTAACTGCTGCGGAATCTCGTATCCGTGACGTTGATTATGCTTTAGCTGCATAA
- the csrA gene encoding carbon storage regulator CsrA: protein MLVLTRKKGEVIKIGDDIEITVVAAKGEQVKIGISAPKNVEIYRKEVYEEIIAENQQATLDVAAVMNLFKGKN from the coding sequence ATGTTAGTTTTGACACGGAAAAAAGGTGAGGTTATAAAAATTGGCGATGATATCGAAATAACGGTTGTTGCTGCAAAAGGAGAACAAGTGAAAATCGGTATTTCAGCCCCAAAGAATGTTGAAATATATCGTAAAGAGGTATATGAGGAAATAATTGCAGAAAATCAGCAGGCTACACTGGATGTTGCAGCAGTTATGAACTTGTTTAAAGGAAAGAATTGA
- a CDS encoding flagellar hook-associated protein 2, translated as MVLRIGGLASGMDIDALVEQLMTAERVPLDKINQKKTYTEWQRDDYREMNSLLLDLDNTIFNGVSKQASFIKKTVAISNSDALSVKNVNSTIDFSGSMSINKLATAASMQSIEKSKITDSSAKLSDIGFQGSQIIEISAITKDGVLQTEPYKLTIKEDDTLDSIIAKINKDSGVTAFFDSKSQKISITAKNTGEMANGSPEIILSDNGESPNKFFNNILRVNSNNNLAAEGSGGEVYGTKGSNADITYNGLNITRPSNTFTINGVEFTAKKVTTEAVTFSSTPDVDGILDTITQFVNKYNEAVEKIRAKTTETKYRDYPPLTDAQKEDMTEDEIEKWDKLAKSGTLKGDSILTNVLTKMRSNFSSPVSGTSTYSQLSQIGISTTANYLDGGKLTIDEDKLRAAISADPNAVYELFQKDGATSSEQGIARRLRDSLKTAMSDITTKAGKSTSVNNTFTLGKLLNNYDSQITRFEDKLESLETRYWARFTAMESAINKANSQSTYLTSMFSS; from the coding sequence ATGGTATTAAGAATTGGTGGTTTAGCTAGTGGAATGGATATCGATGCCCTTGTTGAGCAGTTAATGACAGCTGAAAGGGTACCACTAGATAAGATAAATCAGAAAAAGACATATACAGAGTGGCAGCGAGATGACTACAGAGAGATGAATTCCTTGTTGCTGGATTTAGATAATACTATTTTTAATGGAGTTTCTAAGCAAGCTAGTTTTATTAAGAAGACAGTTGCTATTTCTAATTCAGATGCTCTATCAGTGAAGAATGTGAATTCTACGATTGATTTTTCTGGTTCAATGTCAATTAATAAGTTGGCTACAGCAGCTTCAATGCAAAGTATAGAAAAATCAAAAATAACTGATTCCTCTGCGAAACTCTCTGATATTGGTTTTCAGGGAAGTCAAATTATTGAAATTAGTGCAATTACAAAAGATGGTGTATTACAAACTGAACCATATAAATTAACCATTAAGGAAGATGATACCTTAGATAGTATAATTGCAAAAATAAATAAGGATTCTGGAGTAACGGCATTTTTTGATTCGAAATCACAGAAAATTTCTATCACAGCTAAAAATACCGGTGAAATGGCTAATGGATCTCCAGAGATTATTCTTTCTGATAATGGAGAAAGTCCAAATAAATTTTTCAATAATATTTTAAGGGTTAATTCTAATAATAATTTGGCTGCTGAAGGTTCAGGTGGTGAAGTTTACGGAACAAAAGGTTCTAATGCAGATATAACTTATAATGGTCTTAATATCACCCGTCCATCAAACACCTTCACCATAAATGGAGTAGAATTTACTGCTAAAAAAGTAACAACAGAAGCAGTAACATTCTCATCTACTCCAGATGTCGATGGTATTTTAGACACCATAACACAATTCGTAAACAAATATAACGAAGCAGTAGAAAAGATTCGCGCCAAAACAACGGAAACAAAGTATCGTGATTATCCTCCTTTAACAGATGCACAGAAAGAAGATATGACAGAGGACGAAATTGAAAAATGGGATAAGCTTGCGAAAAGTGGTACGTTAAAGGGTGACTCGATTTTAACGAATGTTTTAACGAAAATGCGTTCAAATTTTAGTTCACCTGTAAGTGGAACATCTACTTATTCACAACTATCGCAAATTGGGATTTCCACGACTGCAAATTATTTAGACGGTGGAAAGCTAACGATCGATGAAGATAAACTTAGAGCAGCAATTTCTGCTGATCCAAACGCTGTCTATGAGCTTTTTCAAAAGGATGGGGCAACAAGTTCGGAACAAGGAATTGCGCGTCGCTTAAGAGATAGCTTAAAAACAGCGATGTCTGATATCACGACAAAAGCTGGGAAATCGACTAGTGTAAATAATACTTTCACGTTAGGTAAATTATTAAATAATTATGACAGTCAAATTACTCGCTTTGAAGATAAGCTGGAATCCCTTGAAACTCGATATTGGGCTCGTTTTACGGCAATGGAATCAGCAATCAACAAGGCAAACAGTCAGTCTACGTATTTAACTAGTATGTTCAGTTCTTAA
- the flgL gene encoding flagellar hook-associated protein FlgL yields MRVTQSMVSANSLRNISNSYNKLAELNNQVATGKKITKPSDDPVVAMKGMYFRSNLTQVEQYKRNLSELHLWMDNSEAGLEQATSGLDRARELLLQGKNDTNSVDERAAIAKEIGQLKDDLINVANTKVNGKYIFHGTDVSNPLVTSGSPPTVAANINDPAIDNYGVEVSQGITMKANVSPSSTFNQEMFDVLQGIEDKFNSNDTEGLDDLLGRLDNVLNSMNSERAELGARSNRLDMVEARIDAQEVMATKVLSDNEDVDMEKAITNLSVQESVHNAALAVGARLIQTSLIDFLR; encoded by the coding sequence ATGCGTGTTACACAATCAATGGTATCAGCAAACTCCCTTCGCAATATTAGCAATAGCTATAATAAATTAGCCGAACTAAATAATCAGGTTGCAACAGGTAAAAAAATCACAAAGCCATCTGACGATCCAGTAGTTGCAATGAAAGGAATGTACTTCCGTTCAAACTTAACTCAAGTCGAACAGTATAAACGGAATCTTTCAGAGCTTCATTTATGGATGGATAACTCGGAGGCAGGACTTGAGCAGGCGACAAGCGGACTTGATCGAGCTCGTGAGCTTTTACTGCAAGGGAAGAATGATACAAATAGTGTCGATGAGAGAGCTGCAATTGCAAAAGAAATCGGACAGCTTAAAGATGATTTGATAAATGTTGCTAATACAAAAGTTAATGGTAAGTATATTTTTCATGGTACAGATGTATCGAATCCGTTAGTAACGAGTGGATCACCTCCAACGGTTGCAGCAAATATTAATGACCCAGCAATTGATAATTATGGGGTTGAAGTTTCTCAAGGGATAACAATGAAGGCAAACGTTAGTCCTTCTAGTACATTTAATCAAGAAATGTTTGATGTATTACAAGGGATTGAAGATAAATTCAATAGTAATGATACAGAAGGATTAGATGATTTACTAGGGCGTCTTGATAATGTTCTTAACTCGATGAACAGTGAAAGAGCAGAGCTTGGTGCAAGGTCAAATCGCTTGGATATGGTGGAAGCGAGAATTGATGCACAGGAAGTAATGGCGACAAAGGTTCTTTCTGATAATGAAGATGTGGATATGGAAAAGGCGATTACTAATTTATCTGTTCAGGAAAGTGTCCATAATGCTGCATTAGCAGTTGGCGCTCGATTGATTCAAACGTCTTTAATTGATTTCTTACGATAA
- a CDS encoding flagellar protein FliT, with protein MEALKQCYAITNELVELLKGEAEVDTEKVNQLLDQRQACLTLLTPPTTETEKKIGQALLQQDKELVALLQKEKQSIQKELRGLEYKKTSNQKYVNPYQSLQTDGMFYDKRK; from the coding sequence ATGGAAGCATTAAAGCAATGCTATGCCATTACTAATGAATTAGTGGAGCTGTTAAAGGGAGAAGCAGAAGTAGATACGGAGAAAGTTAATCAGCTTCTTGATCAGAGGCAGGCTTGCTTGACGCTACTTACGCCACCAACTACAGAAACCGAAAAGAAAATCGGACAGGCTCTCTTACAACAAGACAAAGAATTGGTTGCATTGCTACAAAAAGAAAAGCAATCGATTCAAAAAGAATTAAGAGGCTTAGAATACAAAAAAACATCGAATCAGAAATATGTAAATCCGTATCAATCTTTGCAAACGGATGGCATGTTTTACGATAAACGAAAATAG
- a CDS encoding DUF6470 family protein: MFPQIRLQSTPARLDMWVDKGSLEIRQKQADMEMEQPKAELTIERRPSQLTIDQTKAREDVGYKSVPRMIEDAAAEGKQAVMEGIARRGQDRNELLQIQNGGNVIASQAKRNSQGAPKQFGLGWIPSPNSVQINYDPGEVNVSIEPKKAVINTKINNPEINYTPAKVNIQLAQYPSLEIDFENLKYIGVNYEQYI; this comes from the coding sequence ATGTTTCCGCAAATCAGATTGCAATCGACGCCCGCGCGTTTGGATATGTGGGTAGATAAGGGTTCGTTAGAAATTCGGCAGAAACAGGCTGACATGGAGATGGAACAGCCGAAAGCAGAGTTAACGATTGAAAGAAGACCGTCTCAATTAACAATTGATCAAACGAAGGCAAGGGAAGATGTGGGTTATAAAAGTGTGCCACGGATGATTGAAGATGCAGCTGCTGAGGGAAAACAGGCTGTGATGGAAGGTATAGCGAGAAGAGGACAAGATCGTAATGAATTATTGCAAATTCAAAATGGTGGAAATGTAATTGCTAGCCAAGCAAAAAGAAATAGTCAAGGCGCACCGAAGCAATTTGGCTTAGGCTGGATTCCTTCTCCAAATAGTGTCCAAATTAATTATGACCCAGGAGAAGTGAATGTTTCGATTGAACCGAAAAAAGCGGTCATTAATACTAAAATAAACAATCCTGAAATTAATTACACGCCTGCTAAAGTTAATATCCAACTAGCACAGTATCCATCTTTAGAGATAGACTTTGAAAATTTAAAGTATATTGGGGTAAACTATGAACAATACATATAA
- the fliS gene encoding flagellar export chaperone FliS, with protein MAISNPYQSYQQNSVNTASAGDLTLMLYNGCLKFLHLAKKAIEDKDIPTRNLNIQKSQNIIKELMVTLNMDIAISQNLMSLYDYMNRQLIKANIENNIAIIEEVESLVIEFRDTWKEAIVLNRQKQHGQGGQA; from the coding sequence ATGGCTATTTCTAACCCTTATCAATCCTATCAGCAAAATTCAGTAAATACTGCTTCTGCTGGAGATTTGACATTAATGCTTTATAACGGCTGTCTGAAATTTTTACACTTAGCCAAAAAAGCAATAGAAGATAAAGATATTCCAACTCGCAATCTGAATATCCAAAAATCACAAAATATCATTAAGGAATTAATGGTAACCTTAAATATGGATATTGCGATTTCACAAAATTTGATGTCCTTGTATGATTATATGAACCGTCAGCTTATCAAAGCAAATATCGAGAATAATATTGCAATCATTGAAGAAGTGGAATCTCTTGTGATAGAATTCCGTGATACTTGGAAAGAAGCAATTGTTCTAAATCGTCAAAAGCAGCATGGTCAGGGCGGCCAAGCGTAA